A window from Schistosoma haematobium chromosome 3, whole genome shotgun sequence encodes these proteins:
- the AMIGO3 gene encoding Adhesion molecule with Ig-like domain 3 (EggNog:ENOG4113H7R~COG:T) — MDYLQKLFIKKIQLHFYHQYILLIMMMTLLNIELSYQLDDTTICPKQCICSSKRMNCELSGLNYLPIPPPILQLEYLLIQNQTFMNTELGPNELSIYRSIEYGGQIQLKSLHIRYCNIISLKRNTFQILGKQLRLLDLTGNPLIHIEDYTFNGLDQLTLIMDEIKLRNFQFNTFNGLTHMKSLIIRNSNLDELPYQSLIQLITMSKLNQLIINGNQLKQLDKKYDVIFKELQHFEINDNPWHCDCQLNWLIKRYQSIHKSHRNNTIESNNNNNNNNWNHNDEEDGNQPKCSTPFSLAGYKFNDLITDLSEVYDHNNPVTNTWEKSNSPFILYCPPPQLERLDVDLTNLYRMENSMIKKTDPQQYPSVRLTCSMKGSRELSIIWYYHNHNNNAMTLVNLSNHHITHRYPNNKQISYTNNDIIKVESQLDIIKQQQIDRYSCIGIDIISNVTATIQLQWPLLKIDNQLSLSAYNESKLNYLNNWSTNTTSTSSSSTATTISSLSYTNSMLHIKQFSLGELMAATAGTFLSTVLLFFIIYQTFHCRLTSCDQRKLYRPHRTDHSSILEVPNLSPDGGGISSLNTLCNISRPNTITTTTTTTTTTTNATTITTTTTNNSNNSSSNNSVETNLIQNSITNCPINQLNSESISLTTNLLNTQQFLNGLSGFNHGTLPVNLRQQTIQTELGRCIQPTSNSTIGDGSLNSMSYEPISYSDTNNVTYDVPWIVNTNTNDHNINNHKLMNMNQRITNEQCIPLLYNGLPTNISNPIESNSNNLIHNGLFIPPPPSIPQPSLPNSCTNSTLSLKTVTIQPNIQSNLLFLQSGCYPQLINSVTTNSQFNQGSIGLTNYLNYHS, encoded by the coding sequence atGGATTATTTACagaaattatttatcaaaaaaatacaattacatttttatcatcaatatatactacttattatgaTGATGACATTACTTAATATTGAATTATCCTATCAATTAGATGATACTACAATATGTCCAAAACAATGTATATGTAGTTCAAAACGTATGAATTGTGAATTATctggtttaaattatttaccAATACCCCCACCAATATTACAAttagaatatttattaataCAAAATCAAACCTTTATGAATACTGAATTAGGACCAAATGAATTATCTATTTATCGTAGTATTGAATATGGTGGTCAAATTCAATTAAAGAGTTTACATATACGTTATTGTAATATAATTAGTTTAAAACGGAATACATTTCAAATATTAGGTAAACAATTACGTTTATTAGATTTAACTGGGAATCCATTAATTCACATTGAAGATTATACATTTAATGGTTTAGATCAATTAACTTTAATTATGGATGAAATTAAATTACGTAATTTTCaatttaatacatttaatgGTTTAACTCATATGAAAAGTTTAATTATACGTAATTCAAATTTAGATGAATTACCATATCAATCATTAATTCAATTAATCACTATGAgtaaattaaatcaattaattattaatgggaatcaattaaaacaattgGATAAGAAATATGATGTCATATTTAAGGAGTTACAACATTTTGAAATTAATGATAATCCATGGCATTGTGATTGTCAATTAAATTGGCTTATAAAACGTTATCAATCTATACATAAATCTCATAGAAATAATACAAtagaaagtaataataataacaataataataactggaaTCATAATGATGAAGAAGATGGTAATCAACCAAAATGTTCAACTCCATTCTCTTTAGCTGGTtataaatttaatgatttaattaCTGATTTATCAGAGGTTTATGATCATAATAATCCAGTGACAAATACATGGGAAAAATCCAATTCACCATTTATTCTTTATTGTCCACCACCACAACTTGAACGtcttgatgttgatttaactAATCTTTATCGAATGGAAAATTCTATGATTAAGAAAACAGATCCTCAACAATATCCTTCCGTTCGATTAACATGTTCAATGAAAGGATCTAGAGAATTATCAATTATATGGTattatcataatcataataataatgctatgaCTTTAGTTAATCTATCCAATCATCATATCACACATAGATAtccaaataataaacaaatttcttatacgaataatgatattattaaaGTAGAAAGTCAACTAGATAttataaaacaacaacaaattgaCAGGTATTCATGTATTGGAATTGATATAATTAGTAATGTCACAGCAACTATACAATTACAATGGCCATTATTAAAAATCGATAATCAATTATCATTATCAGCATATAATGaaagtaaattaaattatttaaataattggtctactaatactactagtactagtagtagtagtactgcTACTACTATATCATCATTATCTTATACAAATTCAATGTtacatataaaacaatttagttTAGGTGAATTAATGGCAGCTACAGCGGGTACATTTTTATCaactgttttattattttttattatatatcaaacatTTCATTGTAGATTAACATCATGTGATCAACGTAAATTATATAGACCGCATAGAACAGATCATAGTAGTATTTTAGAAGTGCCTAATCTATCACCTGATGGTGGTGGTATATcatcattaaatacattatgtAATATATCAAGACCAAATACAATTacaacgacgacgacgacgactacgactactactaatgctacaacaataacaaccactactactaataatagtaataatagtagtagtaataattcTGTAGAAACAAATCTAATACAAAATTCAATAACAAATTGTCCTATCAATCAATTGAATTCTGAATCTATTTCATTAACAACTAATTTATTAAATACACAACAATTTTTAAATGGATTATCTGGTTTTAATCATGGTACATTACCTGTAAATCTAAGACAACAAACTATTCAAACAGAATTAGGTAGATGTAttcaaccaacatcaaataGTACAATAGGTGATggaagtttaaattcaatgtCCTATGAGCCAATATCTTATTCAGATACAAATAATGTAACATATGATGTACCATGGATAGTTAATACTAATACAAATGatcataatataaataatcataaactgATGAATATGAATCAAAGAATAACAAATGAACAATGTATACCATTATTATATAATGGATTACCTACAAATATATCTAATCCTATTGAATCAAATTCTAATAATCTTATACATAATGGTTTATTTATTCCACCACCACCATCTATTCCACAACCATCATTACCAAATTCATGTACAAATTCAACATTATCATTAAAAACTGTTACTATTCAACCAAATATTCAATCGAATCTACTTTTTTTACAATCTGGCTGTTATCCACAATTAATTAATTCTGTGACAACAAATTCACAATTTAATCAGGGATCTATTGGTTtaacaaattatttaaattatcattcataa